The following nucleotide sequence is from Candidatus Spechtbacterales bacterium.
ATATGACACGCGAGCAATTTTACAAAGAGGTCTGGGACTACACCCAATCCAACCGCGACACCGTGCGCGGACAACTGAAAAAGCTCGGCGCTTCATGCGACTGGAGCCGTGAAACTTTTACTCTTGATGAAAAAATAGTAAACACTGTTTACGCGACATTTAAAAAAATGTACGATGACGGGCTCATTTACAGAGGCAAACGCTTGGTAAACTACTGCACAAAGCACCAAACAGCATTCAGCGAGCTTGAGATAATGCGCGAAGAAAGAACAGACCCTTTGTACTATATGAAGTACGGACCCTTTAGTCTTGCTACAGTACGACCCGAAACAAAATTCGGAGATACAGCTGTCGCGGTAAACCCAAAAGACAAAAGGTATCAAAAATATGTGGGGAAAGAAATTGAAATAGAAACACTTACCGGAAAAAGGAAATTAAAAGTGATTGCGGACGATTATGTAGATCCTGAGTTTGGCACAGGTGTTGTAAAGATAACTCCCGCGCACGACCCAAACGACTACGAAGTGTGGCTACGCCACAAAGAAGAGATACCCGGTCCAATAGAAACCATAGATAAAAACGGCCGAATGACAGCTATCGCCGGACCCTACGAAGGAATGAAGGTTGAAGAGGCGCGCAAACAGATAATTGCAGACCTAAAGGAAAAGGGCCTTATTGATAAGGTGGAGAAAGACTATGTTCACTCTGTGGCGCTATGTTATAAATGCAACACAATAATAGAACCCATGCTTATGGAGCAGTGGTTTGTAAAAATGGAACCGCTTGCAAAACCTGCTATTGATGTTGTGAAAAAAGGCGATGCTTCGGCAGGCTCAGCACAGGGAATTAAAATACTGCCTCCAAGTCAAAAAAAGGTTTATCTGCACTGGCTCAAAAACATAAAAGACTGGAATATATCGCGGCAAAACTGGTGGGGAATAGAGATACCCGCATGGCGCTGTACAGCGTGTAACGCAAATCCTAAATCCGAAACTCAAAACTCGAAACAAATTCAAAATTCTCAGCCAGAGGCTGATCAGCCTTCGGCTGATAATGACCCGTCTCGCCTGAGGCAAGCCGAGGCGGACCAAAATTCAAAACAAGAAAAATGGATAATTACAGAAGGAGAAGAACCTAAAAAATGCCCCGATTGCGGCAACAAAGAGCTGGAGAGAGACCCTGATGTTTTTGATACCTGGTTTTCTTCCGGGCAGTGGCCTTTCGCAACTTTAGATTATCCCGATGGAAATGACTTTAAAGAGTTTTACCCTACAGATATTATGGAGACCGGATATGATATTCTTTTCTTCTGGGTAGCCAGAATGGTTATGCTTGGAATTTATAGAACAGGCAAAGTTCCTTTCCGGACGGTTTATCTGCACGGACTTGTGCGTGACAAAGACAGGCAAAAAATGTCAAAAAGCAAAGGGAATGTTATAGACCCTCTTGGAGTTATTGAGGAGTTTGGAACCGATGCCCTGCGCATGGCGCTCATTACCAATACAACTCCCGGGAGAGATCCTGTTTTAAACATGGAGCAGGTACGAGGATATCGCAATTTTTCTACAAAGCTCTGGAATGTTACCCGATTTCTTTTAATGCATGCTGATGCCTACGCATCAACAGTGAACAGTGAACAGAAAACAGAGAACAGAGATGACCAAATAAATAGAGAGGTTAAAAAACTTATAAAAAGCGTTACAGAAAATATGGAAAAATACCGCTACTCCCAGGCGGCTGAAGAGGTTTACCACTACGCCTGGCACAGGTTTGCGGATGAACTTCTTGAAGAGTCAAAAGAAATATTGTTTAGCGAAGATACCGAGGCAAAATCCAAAAGAATAACCGCGCTTACAAACGCCTGGGCCGATGTTTTAAAACTCCTGCACCCCTTTATGCCTTTTATAACAGAAGAGCTCTACGGGCATCTGCCTGTAGAGAACAAGCGGCTACTACTTGTGGAGACCTGGCCATCATAATAAATCCCCGAATATTCGGGGATTTATTATTAAATTTTTATACTAAATACTGTATACTAAATACTGTATACTAAATACTTTTTAAATGAGTTGTACAGGAACATGTCTCTTATTTGCACCCATGGCAGTTGTCCCCAGTATTATATGGCTACTTTTTTTTGTTTTACAAAAAAAACACCGTGAAAAAACAAAGGACATTGTAAAAGTGTTTCTTTGGGGTATATCTATAGCACTGCCTGTTGTTATTTTAGAAGACTGGAGTATAGGTAT
It contains:
- a CDS encoding valine--tRNA ligase; its protein translation is MPKELEKRFNHTEREEKIYKLWEESGYFNPDNLKGKESFSILMPPPNANDPLHIGHALFVTIQDVMTRYTRMKGKKALWLPGMDHAGFETQVVYEKKLKKQGKSRLDMTREQFYKEVWDYTQSNRDTVRGQLKKLGASCDWSRETFTLDEKIVNTVYATFKKMYDDGLIYRGKRLVNYCTKHQTAFSELEIMREERTDPLYYMKYGPFSLATVRPETKFGDTAVAVNPKDKRYQKYVGKEIEIETLTGKRKLKVIADDYVDPEFGTGVVKITPAHDPNDYEVWLRHKEEIPGPIETIDKNGRMTAIAGPYEGMKVEEARKQIIADLKEKGLIDKVEKDYVHSVALCYKCNTIIEPMLMEQWFVKMEPLAKPAIDVVKKGDASAGSAQGIKILPPSQKKVYLHWLKNIKDWNISRQNWWGIEIPAWRCTACNANPKSETQNSKQIQNSQPEADQPSADNDPSRLRQAEADQNSKQEKWIITEGEEPKKCPDCGNKELERDPDVFDTWFSSGQWPFATLDYPDGNDFKEFYPTDIMETGYDILFFWVARMVMLGIYRTGKVPFRTVYLHGLVRDKDRQKMSKSKGNVIDPLGVIEEFGTDALRMALITNTTPGRDPVLNMEQVRGYRNFSTKLWNVTRFLLMHADAYASTVNSEQKTENRDDQINREVKKLIKSVTENMEKYRYSQAAEEVYHYAWHRFADELLEESKEILFSEDTEAKSKRITALTNAWADVLKLLHPFMPFITEELYGHLPVENKRLLLVETWPS